A single genomic interval of Musa acuminata AAA Group cultivar baxijiao chromosome BXJ3-4, Cavendish_Baxijiao_AAA, whole genome shotgun sequence harbors:
- the LOC135636297 gene encoding high-affinity nitrate transporter 2.3-like: MGDSGKTSLQVEPSDAQATRFKMPVDSEQKATEFWLFSFAAPHMQAFHLSWFSFFCCFVSTFAAPPLLPLIRDNLNLTTTDVGNAGIASVSGAVFARLAMGTACDLVGPRLASASLILLTTPAVYCTSVINSASSYLLVRFFTGFSLASFVSTQFWMSSMFSPPKVGVANGIAGGWGNLGGGATQLIMPLVYELIHHIGSTRFTAWRIAFFIPGLMQTLSAIAVLALGQDLPNGNYRKLEKAGDKHKDSFGKVFYHAVTNYRAWILALTYGYCFGVELTIDNIVAEYFYDKFNVNLRTAGMIAASFGLANIVSRPGGGFLSDWISTRYGMRGRLWSLWVVQSIGGVLCIVLGLMHSLSAAIAVMLLFSFFVQAACGFTFGVVPFVSRRSLGLISGMTGGGGNVGAVITQLIFFTGSRYSKETGITLMGVMILCCTLPISLIYFPQWGGMFCGPRADATAEDYYAAEWSDEEREKGYHSPSVKFAENSVREGGRRRRPSPTVPVEASPTHV, encoded by the exons ATGGGGGATTCAGGCAAGACTTCGTTGCAGGTCGAGCCCTCGGACGCGCAGGCGACTCGGTTCAAGATGCCGGTGGACTCGGAGCAGAAGGCCACCGAGTTCTGGCTCTTCTCCTTCGCGGCGCCTCACATGCAGGCCTTCCACCTCTCCTGGTTCTCCTTCTTCTGCTGCTTCGTGTCCACCTTCGCGGCCCCGCCCCTTCTGCCGCTGATCCGCGACAACCTCAACCTCACCACCACTGACGTCGGGAACGCCGGCATCGCGTCCGTGTCGGGGGCTGTCTTCGCCCGTCTCGCAATGGGCACCGCCTGTGACCTCGTTGGCCCCCGCCTCGCCTCTGCCTCCCTCATTCTGCTCACCACCCCCGCCGTCTACTGCACGTCCGTCATCAACTCCGCCTCCTCGTACCTCCTCGTCCGCTTCTTCACCGGCTTCTCCCTCGCCTCCTTCGTCTCCACCCAGTTCTGGATGAGCTCCATGTTCTCCCCTCCCAAGGTGGGCGTCGCCAACGGGATCGCCGGTGGCTGGGGCAACCTCGGCGGGGGCGCCACCCAGCTCATCATGCCCCTCGTCTACGAGCTCATCCACCACATTGGCAGCACCAGGTTCACCGCTTGGCGCATCGCCTTCTTCATCCCGGGCCTAATGCAGACGCTCTCGGCGATCGCCGTCTTGGCCCTGGGCCAGGACCTGCCCAACGGCAACTACCGGAAGCTGGAGAAGGCCGGCGACAAGCACAAGGACAGCTTCGGCAAGGTGTTCTACCACGCCGTCACCAACTACAGGGCGTGGATCCTGGCGTTGACCTACGGGTACTGCTTCGGGGTGGAGCTGACCATCGACAACATCGTCGCCGAGTACTTCTACGACAAGTTCAACGTCAACCTCCGGACCGCTGGGATGATCGCCGCCAGCTTCGGGCTGGCCAACATCGTCTCGCGGCCAGGCGGCGGCTTCCTCTCGGACTGGATCTCGACGCGATACGGAATGCGAGGGAGGCTGTGGAGCCTGTGGGTGGTGCAGAGCATCGGCGGAGTCCTGTGCATCGTACTGGGCCTCATGCACAGCCTCAGCGCCGCCATTGCCGTCATGCTCCTATTCTCCTTCTTCGTTCAAGCCGCATGCGGGTTTACCTTCGGTGTCGTTCCCTTCGTCTCCAGAAG GTCGCTGGGACTGATATCAGGGATGACGGGCGGGGGCGGAAACGTGGGGGCCGTCATCACGCAGCTAATCTTCTTCACGGGCAGTCGATACTCCAAGGAAACAGGGATCACTCTCATGGGCGTCATGATCCTCTGCTGCACGCTTCCCATATCGCTCATCTACTTCCCGCAGTGGGGCGGGATGTTCTGCGGCCCGAGAGCAGACGCCACGGCCGAGGACTACTACGCAGCCGAATGGAGCGACGAAGAGAGGGAGAAAGGGTACCACTCGCCGAGCGTGAAGTTTGCAGAGAACAGCGTCAGGGAAGGAGGCAGAAGACGGCGCCCGTCGCCCACCGTTCCTGTG